The genomic region GGATCTTCAGAAGCCAGGTGGATTTCATCCACAGCACATATAACTTCACATCATAGGTCTCCCCCTGAAAGGGGTGAGATTGTGTGTAAAGAACTATGTGAGGGCAACTGCTACAATCTAGTACAACTAGATGATCCTGGGGCACCATGTTCAGCAAAACTTGTGTTTTACAGGGAATGGGAAAGTTGTTTAAGCAATCTATTATCATTTAGGTCTCAAAAGATTCATTTTAACTACAGAAGacagaaatttgtattttatattcaaATTGGACTTGTAGCCTCTTCCTATCTACATTATTTAACGCACCATTTAATACATATTCTCATGTCAACGAATGAGGACAGCAAATATGACAGTTGACCAGATATGCACtggatttttattaattttatcttAGCTTCCCAGAGTTATCAAAAAGATATCTGTATCTcagatatttaatattttgtaacCTTTACATAATACTGGTAATCTCACGACTCCCTCTGACTTCTATATACACATAACCaatgaaaaactgcagcaaaggaaattaaGGTAAATTATTTTTGAGAGCTAACACAGCTAAAACTTAACCTGCACCTgagaaacaaattaaattctttttaaaacaaaagtccAAAATACTGTTCAAAATTTGTTCTGTCACTTGTTCCCAAACACAAACCTCAAATGACAGAATATGCAGAGCTTTTTTTGTACATAGTTTTTGCCCACTAACAACTCTATTCAAACTAAGTAGTACTGGGACCATGCTTGCTTCCAGTTCTGCAGCATGCACTCTAGCAGTATACAGTcaagtacatttttaaatgtgtatacATCTCTATTTATAGGACTTTGAGAACAGGTAGCAATATGACACATTTTCAGCGTTTGAAGAACAAAGCCTAAACTTTCTACTGAGAGAATATTTCTCATAAAAGATGCCCTGATCCTTGTCttataaaaaggttttatttctcaatagaaaagtgtatttaaaaacacaattATTTGCTAAAAGCAATATAAAACTCTCCAGTTTTAACTTCATAAAAGTTTAACAAAACATAAATATTGTTTACCGCTTACATTCCTATATACAGACCTTGCATTAGATAGTTAAATAGATAGAGAGATAATAACTCAAAAATGAATGGCACAAGACTACATGAGATTCAAATTCCATGTCACACTGCACAGTCACAGGAACACAAGGAGCAGCTTAAAATCCTCAGTCACTGGATTCCTCTTTGTTCTCTTTACAGCTATGTTCCTCTTTTCTCTGCAATAATGCACCAGTTTCCATGGTCATAGCAGGAAGAAAGTATCTGAAGCTCAGGCACATTCTCTTCTACCAGGGCGCACAGCTCCCCTTCCCGAAAAACATGATAATAACGCATGAAGGCTTTTGTATCCAGCGTGGCATCAGTTTGGTCCCCAACAGACACTGCTGAATCCAGAGCAGAGTCAGTGGAGTCAGTTGTTGAAGTTCTTTTGAAAAACTTGCTGGCATTAGACTTTCCAGCACCATCTTTATTACAACCGCAGCTGCAGTCCCTGTTTTCCACTGGGCCGTTTCTAAATGCAGCTTCTTCACTCTTGGTCTGAGCTACACTTTGGTGTCCTCCATTTAAACTTAAATCCTTCAGTGAATCTGCGGCTGGTGACCACTGTGGTTTTTTGAGAGGCAGGCTTTCCATGAATACATCATCATCATCCAAACTTTGTTCTTTCAGCAGTGCCCCACGGTGACCTAAATCCAAACTGCAGTGTCGCGAATGCTGAATGGGTATGGTACTGCTGGCCCATTCTCCTTCGTTCTTCAGAGGCTTCGTTTTGTCCGTTTGCTTTCTCAGGGCTGATTCATCAAGGGATCTGGAGAAAAACCATGAGCGGAAAGATCTTCCTAGAGCActgtaaaatctgttttcttcttcagaaattttCATGCAGCAGGCTCTGGATAAGCAATGCTCCATGCTGGGGGAATGTTTTGAATCAGTTTCTGGCTGCAGATTGGTTTGGTAGCTGCAGTTGGAGAAGACTAGCTGTGCAGGGTGTATGTCTTGGGTTTTTACAGCATGCACGAACTCACCCTTATCTCCAGATTGATTCGAGTCTGAAAAATGCCGTGAGCACAAGGCCTTGTTCCAAGGAACAAATACGTCTTGTTTCTCAAAGCGACGATTCTTTTGTTCCATAGCCCAAACGTAAATCATCATCTGGCCTCCGGGTATCAATACCCTCGCCATTTCCTTTATTGCTTTGATTCTTCTTTGTTTAGTTGAGAAATGATGGATCACTGTGAAGAAGGAAAGGCGTTATGTACTGCATATTACTAAGGTCACAGCATTTTCGTCTTCAACGTGTTCTACGTGTTTAGTAATCTTAGTTGCCATATCCCAAATACCACTCACTGCAAG from Accipiter gentilis chromosome 3, bAccGen1.1, whole genome shotgun sequence harbors:
- the TRMT9B gene encoding probable tRNA methyltransferase 9B isoform X1; amino-acid sequence: MCNRDTVWYFQGKEVGMVAFVYKEKKRMEHEATQLEKQHVHSVYENTAAYFNDLQSKAWPRVRNFLLEQKPGSLVADIGCGTGKYLSVNSQVYNLGCDYCRPLVEIARKKEDEVLVCDNLNLPFRDQCFNAVISIGVIHHFSTKQRRIKAIKEMARVLIPGGQMMIYVWAMEQKNRRFEKQDVFVPWNKALCSRHFSDSNQSGDKGEFVHAVKTQDIHPAQLVFSNCSYQTNLQPETDSKHSPSMEHCLSRACCMKISEEENRFYSALGRSFRSWFFSRSLDESALRKQTDKTKPLKNEGEWASSTIPIQHSRHCSLDLGHRGALLKEQSLDDDDVFMESLPLKKPQWSPAADSLKDLSLNGGHQSVAQTKSEEAAFRNGPVENRDCSCGCNKDGAGKSNASKFFKRTSTTDSTDSALDSAVSVGDQTDATLDTKAFMRYYHVFREGELCALVEENVPELQILSSCYDHGNWCIIAEKRGT
- the TRMT9B gene encoding probable tRNA methyltransferase 9B isoform X3; this translates as MEHEATQLEKQHVHSVYENTAAYFNDLQSKAWPRVRNFLLEQKPGSLVADIGCGTGKYLSVNSQVYNLGCDYCRPLVEIARKKEDEVLVCDNLNLPFRDQCFNAVISIGVIHHFSTKQRRIKAIKEMARVLIPGGQMMIYVWAMEQKNRRFEKQDVFVPWNKALCSRHFSDSNQSGDKGEFVHAVKTQDIHPAQLVFSNCSYQTNLQPETDSKHSPSMEHCLSRACCMKISEEENRFYSALGRSFRSWFFSRSLDESALRKQTDKTKPLKNEGEWASSTIPIQHSRHCSLDLGHRGALLKEQSLDDDDVFMESLPLKKPQWSPAADSLKDLSLNGGHQSVAQTKSEEAAFRNGPVENRDCSCGCNKDGAGKSNASKFFKRTSTTDSTDSALDSAVSVGDQTDATLDTKAFMRYYHVFREGELCALVEENVPELQILSSCYDHGNWCIIAEKRGT
- the TRMT9B gene encoding probable tRNA methyltransferase 9B isoform X2 — encoded protein: MQPPPPPRGCRMEHEATQLEKQHVHSVYENTAAYFNDLQSKAWPRVRNFLLEQKPGSLVADIGCGTGKYLSVNSQVYNLGCDYCRPLVEIARKKEDEVLVCDNLNLPFRDQCFNAVISIGVIHHFSTKQRRIKAIKEMARVLIPGGQMMIYVWAMEQKNRRFEKQDVFVPWNKALCSRHFSDSNQSGDKGEFVHAVKTQDIHPAQLVFSNCSYQTNLQPETDSKHSPSMEHCLSRACCMKISEEENRFYSALGRSFRSWFFSRSLDESALRKQTDKTKPLKNEGEWASSTIPIQHSRHCSLDLGHRGALLKEQSLDDDDVFMESLPLKKPQWSPAADSLKDLSLNGGHQSVAQTKSEEAAFRNGPVENRDCSCGCNKDGAGKSNASKFFKRTSTTDSTDSALDSAVSVGDQTDATLDTKAFMRYYHVFREGELCALVEENVPELQILSSCYDHGNWCIIAEKRGT